The Coffea arabica cultivar ET-39 chromosome 9c, Coffea Arabica ET-39 HiFi, whole genome shotgun sequence nucleotide sequence CACTTGCGTCAGAATCATTATCACAATTATTAGCAGCACACCTTCCTTGACCTTCATCCCTATTCTTATTGTTACCATCACCATTTTGGAGTTCATTTTCTGTCTCATCTACCTCATACGGATCATAACCAAGTTGTTGCACtagaatttcatgaaaagatactTCAAGATATAAGTTAACTTCCTTAGTTGGTCCAACCTCCCCCTTAACATAACCATTTAACTCCCTACTGCTGTCTATCCTCCTAAAGGTGTTATTTTCCCAACCATAGTACACCTTATGACCATATACACCAGCACTCTCAGTTAATCTATCCACTTCGAAAACACTTAGACCTATACTCTCAACATAGTCAAACATACACAAATCTCCACCTTCGTAATGGGGATCAGGAGCATATGAAATGAGGCCTCCATGGTGACATCTTAATGTAATAAATGTGCTGCCCGTTTCTggttaaagaaaataatatagATCAGACtcttcaggaaaaaaaaatgcttcatCATTTCAGCACAACAAGTAGTTGACCCACACAAAAACTACCAAACAAGGACCACTTTCACTTTTTCCATACACATGGCCAGATACACATGGCCGGCAAAATCTACCAAGTATTATTGTTTATTAATCACTCTCACCACAAATTTATAGTCAATCGGCAACTATCATCAGACATAAGGGACCACATTCACACTATAATAATCAAACCAAGACaaattttttgctttatttaTACCTCATGCAAATggccaaatctggaaaaaaaataGCCGTACATTGTAGTGGGGAAACAGTACAAACACAAGGGACCACATATCAGGTTTCCTTCTCCAAAAAAACACATATCTTTATGCAATGTAGTTGTTGATTTTGGGTATAAATACCGTAATTTGGGGGTGGACAAATGTGGAGCTCTTTCTTCCGCAATGCCATATTTTTCTTCACCTAAAATGCTCCACGGATGCCGTCTATGCCCTCCTTCTTGCTAGCAGATGCTCGAAAAGTGGATGGAAAGATTGGCACAAAAATTTTTAGGGCTGACAacggagaagaaagaaggagaagacAGAAGcttttttcctttcgttttgctattttgtgcatttttgtccGTTAGAATAAATGGGTCCATTCGGTTTGACCCGGTTATATTGGGTATAAAGTTCGATCTAACGAATTGTGCTTCTCACGTGCAAAGTTCCGTCCCAATTTTTGATTTGTCCTCCAATTCCcgtcaattgtccttaattggtCAAAATTACGGAACattgaggatgaaatgtgtttggGGTTAAACATTGAGGATGAAATTGGTCAACCCcccaaactttgaggatgaaaagtgcatttttcccaTGCAACATGTGACTCGAAAAATGAAATTCATTACtcacatatataaatataactCACCAAAGAAAAGGATGCAACATAACAGATACGAAAAATTGAGACTCataatataattttctttttgtagAAGATTAATGGAGTGTTAGGATTAAAGAGCCATAATCGTCCATTTTCACACATAAAAGGGTGACTTTTCTAATCTAAACAAATAAGTAAACTATCTAAGTTTAAGATTGCTACATGAAATGCAAATTTAAGTGAAATGATTGAAACATATATAGGATAGGGATATTAAATACGGAAAAAAAAATCGCACAAGTGAGAAAAAAGCCTATAACAtacagctctctctctctctctctctctctatggcagacactctctctctctctcttcaagAGAGACCCTTTTCTCCTCTTGGTTGGGAGTTTCAAACACCCTTTTCTCAAGTTCTTCAAACACCCAAGAACATATCGGAGATTAATGGGCAACAAATCCCCTTAAATTCAAACATTCAATGAATTCAAAACTACCGAACACTGAACTCCAGATCCGACACCCAATGAATCAACTACCTTGTATGAACCATCTTTACAACCAAGCTAAGGACAGAACTTAATGGAGCATTAAATAGACCAAACACAGGTGTAAGTCTAGAAATCTGGGAGAAACAGTTCATTAACTGCTGCCATGAAGTAGAGTGGAGTTGCGACGACCCATTGCTGATATAGCTAAAGACGTGTCAAGTATCTCGAGCCATTAAGCTCTCTTCATCATTTTCTGCTTCTCTGTTCTTCATTTTAGTTAGGTGTGAATAGACCTTAGCCTAGTTTTTTTCATTTCCTTGTCTTTGCCCAGCTAGAACTGCATTTACCTAGAGAAAACAGTAGTGTGCTCGTCCTCTTTTTGGGCTTACTAGCTTTCTCTTCATAATTAATATTGAAGTAAAGAATCCCTCTAGAATCTCTCTGTAAATACCATGGCAGGCAAACTAGCGAGTGTCATGCAAAATTTAAGTTGTCAAGTGCTGAAATAGGGGGGCTTGTTTAGATCTAGAGGATGTTGATACTGGTGTTCAGGAGCGCAGGAGCAGTTTAATTGGGAAAATAAGAGGAGATAAGTTAACAAATGTTTCAAGGGTAAGGAACTTGGTGACACCAGCATGGGGCTACTCAAAAGGGCTCACCGCAGTGGAGCTTGGTCCCAACCTCTTCCAGTTCTCATTACCGGCAGAAGAGTACAGGAGGAGAATTCTCAGTGGGGGACCATGGATTTTAGACAGCCAGTTACTAATTTTAAGCAACTGGACAGAAGGTATAGAGGAAGATGAGGAAGCATTCAAATATGCACCAATGTGGGTGTAGGTCTCTGGAGAGGTTGGAAAGAAAGTAGAGAGGAGTTTTAAAAAGGTGATTATTCCCCAGAATCGTGGGAAAGAGGGAAAGCACCTGAAATTATTGGTGCTAATGGATATTTCTCAGCCCCTTCTAAGAGGCAcaaccatggttcaaagtcgcggtcgcgGCTTGGACAGATCCACATCGGTCTCGTATATCGGTCGAGGTCTCGGCGAGacgcaaaattttaaaatattttaaaaattgtaaaaaatatgataaataaaaataaataaaaataataaaaattcaagttGACTCGGGATGACTCGGAGTGAATCGACCGTTTCAACCCTTCACGGTGACGTCTCGATCTGTCACGTATCTCTGAAACGTTTCGTCACAGTCTCGTCTCAGGTTAGGCCGAGACGTCTCGGTCTCGGCCGAGTCTTCGAACCATGGGCACAACTGTGAAGGTGAATGGGATACTGGTCAAATGCTCACAAATCTTACATCAAAATACACCTCACAATATGTAGAAATCAAACAGACGACAAACTCACAAGAAAAAGCCACGAAATCATAAGTTCACATACGAATATTGAAATTTTCTATGAAACTCACTTGATACATTTAAAGTTgtaaaaagtgaaaaaggaaTGGGAAAGGAATATGACATGCGGTGGTGATGATGGAGGATTCTTGCCTTTCCAACCTAGAAAAGCCTTCCCATTACTTCTTCCTtagtcttttctttttttcttcttttttttttttttcgaaactaGTATGTGTCATGTGTGCTCTGGTGTGTGTTTTTTGTgtttgtatgtgtgtgtattttgagagagagagagagaaggagtCGAGTGTGTGTGAATTGTTTGTTAATTAGGGAGAGTGAGTGAGAGTGTAGTGTGTATTTCTGTGTGGAGAATTGAGAGGGAGCCAAGAAGGGGAGGTGGAGGAAGGAAACATGGAGAAAAGTGAGGtaagttttgttttcttgtagGAAGttttcttggcaaaataccaaAATGTGCCAGGTTCatgcaaaaaattaaaaagggctGTTTTGGCTTTGTATGGACTTTGTTGACAAAGTAAAAGAGGGATCACAAAGTGTCATTGAAGGGAAAGGACGGCTAAAGCTTTTTGGTTCgtcgcttttctttttctttctttttcccttttgataAAAGAATGGGCTTTAGGTTTTGGGCTTACCTTGGGGACTTCAAATTAGGCCTAATAGACTCCCTTAAATTTAAACATCTTTATTTGACACTCAGAAAACACTCAAAAGCTACTTAAAAACGAAACAGCCCTACTTGTGTATCTCTAAAATGTCAAAAGAAATCtaaattaaaaaatagaaaGGGATTAAATTAGACAACTTAGActtaatttcaaacaaaaaaaaataaatgtatGAAATTTTATCTGAAAAATGTGCAACAAAGGTTTTTTAGCAAACAACAATTTTCAGATACGGTTCAAAATTCGATGTCTATAGTTTGCCCCTATTTATCGGGAGTTCATAGAGGTTCCAAACAAAGAAGTAGACATTTTACGACTAAGATCAGCATTATGAACTTCTTCAACTTTCCTCTATGAGAGTTACCTAATTCGATAGCTTCAAATAACTTCTTCATTTTTGTCAGATTTAACACcgttccatcttttaatttaggCTTCATGATTGATAGCATATTTAAATGGTCTACCAAGAAGAGAGAAGTTAGTAGCATAAGAAacaaataaatagcaaataaGCACATTAGAGcaacaaaatataaataaatgtaaagAAAATAAGAATGAGGGTAAGATCCCTCCCCTCATATCCAGTGCGGGATTATTAATCAAGCTTACAAATGGgagtaatttttattttttttaaaagaaagaaggttattggtgatttttcacTGATTAGTAGCTAGAGCTATAAATGAGTCAAACTGAGCCAAACTTTTAACTTTCAATCTCGATTCATTTATGTAATCagaaatttgtaaaaaaaatttcagtaatCAGGATTTCGGTAATTGGAaattcgataaaaaaaaaattcggtaATTCAGGAATCGGTTGTTTGAGACTAATATCCAATTATCGTCCAAACTTTAGTTTGGTAAATTGGATTGGAAAATTGGTAACTCGATGATAACCAAAATTTGAAATGTCAATAGCgagttaaaatattttaattttctctaaaaaattgttgtaataaaataatatcccatatgtttttcaataaaattgaGTTAACTTAACTCAAACACACATGGTATGCCAAAAAAAGGGTCATAAGCCTAAGTCCTAGGTCATAATTTCAATTCTTAAAcaagaatttcaaatttaattgtCAAGTTAAACTCCAACACGTCAACTTTCATCAAAGTTTGACTTCCAAGTATAGTTATAGTTAAGTTAGCTAATTAGTAATTACTAAGTAGTATTAGTAATAGGATAAAGATTTACTCTTATATttagtaatatatatatatatatgtaacattatattacaaaaatttcaataatttgGCCGGTTATTGGTAATTCGCTGATgtatttttaatatttgttcCTAAACCATTTTACCAAACATTATATTtcgattttttttaaatctattttCCTGATATTCGAAATCTGATTTAAATTGGATCGgctgatttttcaaattttccaaaatatgGACATGCCTAGGCTTGATAACTTAAATAAGTCGAAATTGAAAGCTaaaattttggctcaatttaGAACGATATTTGAATAGAGGTTTCAGCAGAAGAGTTAGTTCTTCGACTTGGTTCTAATCCTTACGATTGCTCTTTTTAAAATTGTGATTAATTACTTTACTCAATTCTTCCGGAATTCTGCATTCATCTGGTAAATGATTTTCTTAATTAGTATAGTCTCTGATATTTATTCATGTACCGGGGTTAACATGATTTCCAAGTGAAGCAACCTACTGAATCACTTGTCCCACATCGGTCCCAAGAGAGCAACTATCTAATTATAAAAGAAGCCCACATCGACGATTAAATCGTGGTAATAATTGTTGTGATGATCTAATATGGTAAGAAGCCATGCTATGTATTAAAAAATTCATAACTTGGCTCTGATATCATATTGACTATCATATACTATTATTAGCTTTTATGATTCGTGTTCAATCActttaattttatttacttctttcatttttattttttatttttttttatttttcaatttgtgtgatattttatgttttgtagttgaattactttaattttgtttacttctttcttttttattttttatgtttttttatttttcaatttgtgTGATATTTTATGTTTTGTAGTTAGGTGTCAAtgtattttgttttcatttacttttttcgCTATTTGGTATTCAATTTTCCCTCTTTCAATAGGTATGAACAAAATTTgagcattttttcatttttgctttttttttgtgtttttatattttttttcaatttctgtggaattactttatttttgtttattttttcatttttcatttttatttttgtttattttttaatttgtgtgaTATTTTACTTGTTGTAGTTGGTGTCAAtgtattttgttttcatttactttttttttaatgtttggtACTCAATTTTCCCTCTTTCAATAGGTATGAACAAAATTGAGTACTTCCTTTtctatttttgctttttttgtgtttttatattttttccttttttaatttcTGTGGCATTTCACATGTTATAATTTGAGTGAACTTatccttcttttttatttttattttatgtagTTATGATTTTCCTCTTTCAAATTGTgcgatattttgcattttttatttggtgtcaagttgtttttttttgttcattttttaattTGGGAAGGTATTTTTCCTCTTTCTATAGGTTTGAACAAAGTTCAGTACTTCCTAttcattttttatcttttttaaattaacaaatttcctttttatttgtttgaaattatttttcttttttcaatctaAAATGATGTTTTGCTTTTTCATTTAGAGTGAACAAAATTCAGCACTTTTTTTCTTTGGAAGTGCCAAATCAAGCacttcattttctactttttcttttttctataaagaaacttcccttttttttttttgggttgaggTGAACAAATTTGAACATAAGAGCTAAATTATGTGAATGCATATTTATGACCTACCTTAAGCAACAGTTAAAAATTGTCATCCATTATTtcctatttttatttattttttcttctattttattTAAGTGAACAAAAGTGAACCAAGACAAATCAAGTCATCTCACATTATCAATTAAAGCAGACAAATGCCCAGTTAACAAGCTCTGGCAACATAAAATAAGATAGAATAGCTCAGTTTAGCTTCAACCTGCTGCTAAGCCAAAGGGTTTGAATCCTGTTTTCTACTTTAAAAAGCTTCTTAAAGTAAGAATATTATAAATTAAAGAAATCCCAGACCCAAAGGGTTTAGGATCAAGAGTATATTAGTAGGAACCAGTATTAAGGTGTTAAGGGTTAGGGAAAGCAATGGTTGAGTAGAGTCAAGCTCGACTTAATTTCATTGCAACTCGATTGAGCATGAACTCAAATTTCAGCGTAATCTATGTTTTGATGGGattcaaattaaaataaaagtatttatgatattattttaaaataaatacatagaTATTTCATTCCAATGACTATTGATTAGCAAGGATAAAATCATGAATATCATTAGATTCGACGAGTTTTCAAGTTGAATATCTTTGAACTAGACATGTAAATTCATTCAACCGGCTGAACTCGACTTGAGTTGTCCAACGTTAAATCTAGTATTGATTGTGCTCGCGAGCATGTTCAATTCATTTGCAGTCCTGATCAACTaaatgaaattaaagaaaaattctataattttaaaaaagaaaaaaaccaaaGGGATGAAAGGATAAGCTTATTCCTGCAACGGTAACTTAGGAAAATTGTAAGTAGAGCTCCAAATGAAGACAGTTTTAGTACAATTAGAATCATATACAAAGTTTTCGGGACCTAATCTCACAGGTGGGCTCAAAATGCCATACGTTTTATTTCTTTATGTATCAACTTTGCAGTTGTGTGTTAAAACTTGTTTGTCACAGCAGCTCCCTGAACCAAAAGGTGAATCTTAGTTGAAAATCAATATGGTGAAGTAATTATGTTTTGCTGACTTAATTTACTCATTGAAAAGTTATAACTCGAATTGAAAATTCCAGAGTAGATAAAATTACCCTGAAAAACCTTTGAGGCCTTGATTTACTAGTCAAAGTTGAGAACTTAGGATTTAAAGATTTTAGATTCAAGTCTAACCAAAGTGTGAGTCTCTTCTGATTTCATATTAGTATTTATACCACCAAatattttggggggggggggggggggggttgttaTAGTTTGAAATTAGTTATGATCTCTTCCAATCTCTTGTATTGATCCCACAATTGTAGGTTATATGTAATCACATCCCAAAAAAAATCTACAGATAAAGTGTAACGTCTCTCTCCTTctaatttcatttcttttactaGGCAAGgaataactcaagaaaaatggataaattCTATAACACGTAGTTCATATTTACAACTATCTTCACTGTGCCATCTTGCTGTGAAGAGGCATGGTAAAAAATGATCTAGGAATAATTTTATGGCATTCTATGGTAATAGTAATTGATGATGCTGAAAATTTTGGCATCAAccacaatgatttcactggacAAGATTGTTTTTATTGTGACGAATTTTTATTAAATTAGCTTATCTTTCCATTTTGTCCGAAATATTTTTTAACCAATATATATGAAAAGAGAGAGCCATTTTCATATGTGACAAAATTAACAATCTTGAATTAATAACccatttttcccaaaaaaaaaaaaaaaataggaggaAGGAGGACGGAAGAATAGAATTGttgaaaatcaattttttcCGAGGAAACAAAGAGTCAAACACTCTCAACCCTCATTATCTTTTTGAAGTAAAAACCTATCCAATTGATCAAACCTCAAAGCCCACTTATTTTCTTGACAAGCTCTTCGGAACTTTGCCTTGCAATCTGAGCAAGCAGATAAAATTTCTCATTCCCGTTCTTTAAATTTGCAGGATCACGCTTTGCTGCAAGGAAGACTGTCTTACAAGCTTGAACTTCTTGCTCAGCATCAACTGTCTCAATTGGAATGTTGTCGAATTGATAAGAATTGAAACTCCTCTTGGCAATTGTAAGATCACGAATGGCATCGTTATAGTTCTTGGAGCAATGCCAATACAAattgttcaaaaatttatctttttctttcttggaaACTGCATTGATCTTAGTATGGATATCTTTAGCCTGCTGTAGTGCCACAACAATTGAGGCTTTAGTTATGGCTTCCAAAGTTTTGGAAGTCTTGACATGTTTGAGGTTCAAACATTCTTGAGGGTTTGATGTTTTGGAGCAAATTTTATGCTGGATATCAGGCTTATTGGCTATTGAAGAGGGAACAACAGAGATCAAGAACAGGAAGAAGAAAATCAGCATGGGGGAAGTGTTGAACAAAGAGGCCATTTTTGAGGGGCTTAACTTCTCTCTTTTGTCACTGAGATGAGATTTATTTTCTGGGATTGTGAAGCAAATGCTTAATTCGGACTATTTATACAAGGTTTGAAAGGTTGGAGGAAATGTTTTAATGACATTGAAAATGTCATGCATTACTGCTTTTCACCTTACACATTGGAAATTGGCAGATAATGGACTGGAGGTTTCATTTATTCTTCAGTTAAGAAAAGAAAGATTAGTGTTATTTATGATAAGATAACAAAATTAACGTTTCAAATTAAAGGACGAATTTATGCTAGCTTTTACTTTTGGTAAGAATTAAAGATATTTAAGCACAGATGGTATGCAGTTCAGTTGACACATTTGAACAGTGCACGTAATTTCAACTCCATTCTTACAATTAAACTTATCGAAAGTAAATAGTGTTCCTCCCATGGCAAAAAGGTGTATCTAATTCTCGATTATTCCAACTCATCAGGAGGTTTTCCCAATAGAAACTTTATGTAAATAATCAGTGTACCAATATATTCAACAAGGAACTCCATGTTTATCCAACATACCAAGTAAAATCTAATGAAAGAATTTGtacaaaaaaaatacttttctaAAATACATTTTACACGGATTGTAACAACGAAGTTTTGGCTTTTTAAGATACACAATACTGAACATAGAATAGGTTTTAATGTACCACTAGTGATTAATAAATATTGAGTAAATCTTGTATGTATGGTCAATGTATATACTATCGTGATTAGATAAATGccataaatgtaaaatttagaTTTAAACTTTAAATTCAACAAATGTAACATATatggattgctattttctacagaaaaatttttacgttttgaacacattttttaatcatttttttcaatCGTTACAGTATGTTATTCTATAAAAAttcctaaaaatagcaatccaaacgggcAATTTTAGATTGTCTTTGCCATTCACAGAATTACAATTTGGTAGTTTACACGATAAATATCATTACAATCTTTTCGAACAGAGGgtagttaaaaaaataattaaagaaggTATCACTCGTTGAAGTATCCTTCCAATTGAAGATAATTCaagtgaataaatcaatttaTCTTGATTATCATGTGTGTGAGAAATGCAGTACAAAAATTCTAAATTGTttattttaaccaaaacaaTAACAATCTTATACTGCAACTCCACAATTTACTAACTTATCAGAAATAGCTTTCTCCATAATTCCAAGTAAATTACTAGAGAATTACAACattcaaaaatttaaataaataacaaggggaaaaaaataaaagccaattgaggaaaatgtaaaaattaagGGATTTGCATACTTGTTTGTTCTGTGGAATATCAAGAAACTCCTGTTACCATCATTTTCACAAGAAAATCCACCATTTGCTGAATTTGCTCCCAGCCCTCCTCCTATGGAATCCTCTTGATGTTCGATTCTACAGCCCATCCTCGGCTTCAGCCACAGCTGCAACAGCAGAAGTACTAGTACTGCTAGTACTAGATTATACTACTACCGTAGATTTCCCGAGACCCATCTCCATGTCTCCATAATCTTCCTCTATTTTCTCATACTTCCTCAAATTCAAGGCTGTTTCACGCCAAAAGGTTGCAATTTATGTGTAATAATGCCTCAAGCTCATCTACTAGCAGTGTTGATCAGAACCCATCTCAGAACTTGCTGTTCTTCTTGAAGTTGAAGGGTATCTTACTTTTTTCATTTTAAGTTCTTGGTTATTACAAAACatgaataaattggtcaaaatttttattgtttttgaatgaaatgtGTGTCAGATTGACTGGCTTAAATGAAATTGTTTGCAGATATGAAGTTTATCGTTCTTGTGATTCTGTGGAGTTTTTTTCCCAATTAATTGTGATTCTGTTGTTGTTTTGCTTTCGGGGTTGTGTTGTTATTTAGTTCAAGATTTCTGCCAATGTCAATGTCAACTTCTGTTTTCTCCAGCTCGCGAGCATGTCCAATTCATTTGCAGTCTTGATCGACTaaatgaaattaaagaaaaattctatgatttaaaaaaaaaaaaaagaaaaagaaaaaaaccaaaGGGATGAAAGGATAAGCTTATTCCTACAACAGGTTACTTAGGAAAATTGTTCGTAGAGCTCCAAATGAAGACAGTTTTAGTACAATTAAAATCATACACAAAGTTCGGGGACCGAATCTCACAGGTGGGCTCAAAATGCCATACGTTTTATTTCTGTATGTATCAGCCTGCAGTTGTGTGTTAAAACTTGTTTGTCACAGTAGCTCCGTGAACCAAAAGGTGAATCTTAGTTGAAAATCAATTTGGTGAAGTAATTATGTTTTGCTGACTTAATTTACTCATTGAAAAGTGATTACTTGAATTGAAAAATCCAGAGTAGATAAAATTACCCTTGAAAAAACCTATGAGGCCTTGATTTACTAGTCCAGGTTGAGAATTTAGGATATAGAGAATTTGGGTTCAAGTCTCACCAAAGTATGAGTCGCTTCTAATTTCATATTAGTATTTATACCACCAAAGATGGGGGGTTTGTTATAGTTTGAAATTAGTTATGATCTCTTCTAATCTCTTGT carries:
- the LOC113708172 gene encoding pectinesterase inhibitor; the encoded protein is MASLFNTSPMLIFFFLFLISVVPSSIANKPDIQHKICSKTSNPQECLNLKHVKTSKTLEAITKASIVVALQQAKDIHTKINAVSKKEKDKFLNNLYWHCSKNYNDAIRDLTIAKRSFNSYQFDNIPIETVDAEQEVQACKTVFLAAKRDPANLKNGNEKFYLLAQIARQSSEELVKKISGL